The following are from one region of the Synechococcus sp. CBW1108 genome:
- the frr gene encoding ribosome recycling factor, translated as MDLDASMRKSLEATQRTFNTIRTGRANPSLLDKISVEYYGAETPLKSLATLSTPDSQTIQIQPFDAGSMGLIEKAISMSDLGLTCNNDGKVIRINIPPLTEARRKDLCKLAAKYAEEGKVGLRNVRREAIDRIKKQEKEGDLSEDQSRDEQEKVQKLTDKYIAELEKHLGEKEADILKV; from the coding sequence ATGGATTTGGACGCCAGCATGCGCAAGTCGCTGGAAGCGACCCAGCGCACCTTCAACACCATCCGCACGGGCCGGGCCAACCCTTCCCTGCTCGACAAGATCTCGGTTGAGTATTACGGGGCCGAGACGCCCCTGAAATCGCTGGCGACCCTCTCCACCCCCGATTCCCAGACGATCCAGATCCAGCCTTTTGATGCGGGCTCGATGGGGTTGATCGAGAAGGCCATCTCCATGAGTGATCTGGGCCTCACCTGCAACAACGACGGCAAGGTGATTCGGATCAATATCCCCCCCCTGACCGAAGCCCGCCGCAAGGACCTCTGCAAATTGGCGGCCAAGTATGCCGAGGAGGGCAAGGTGGGCCTGCGCAACGTGCGTCGCGAGGCCATCGACAGGATCAAGAAACAGGAAAAGGAAGGTGACCTCTCGGAGGATCAGAGCCGCGACGAACAGGAAAAGGTGCAGAAGCTCACCGATAAGTACATCGCCGAACTCGAGAAACACCTGGGCGAAAAGGAAGCTGACATCCTCAAGGTGTGA
- a CDS encoding NAD(P)/FAD-dependent oxidoreductase, which yields MTIPAAGTAEVVAEVVVVGAGAAGAASAYHLARLGHAVRLLDQASCFPRPKPCGGGMAASMQSLFPFDLSPVVDAVINQVRFTWCLEDSVTAELPGDAPFWIVRRSVLDAFLVEQARSAGASFEPGVAVQSLQRQGDRWQLRALGPGGQALEFQSQAVVIADGSGSQLAARHGLGPARPHFAETMAVEVDAEVAEPGTAHFEFGLVHHGFCWAFPRHGGFSIGVGTFIGRDPADANQVLSKLLPSLGLAADGGERRAGKLRIWDGHYPLHGRGENTGLVAVGDAASLCDPFLAEGIRPALISGCRAAEAIDAWLAGDGTALAGYSSYMRAEWGESMAWGKRIAQLFYRVPRVGYQLGVKRPTAPQRIAQILSGEMGYGDIAQRVIRRLLFQG from the coding sequence GTGACCATCCCTGCGGCCGGCACTGCTGAGGTCGTCGCTGAGGTCGTCGTCGTGGGCGCTGGAGCGGCCGGAGCAGCCAGCGCCTACCACCTGGCACGGCTTGGCCATGCCGTGCGGCTCCTCGACCAGGCCAGCTGCTTCCCGCGCCCGAAACCCTGCGGTGGGGGCATGGCGGCCTCCATGCAGTCCCTGTTCCCCTTCGACCTGAGCCCGGTTGTGGATGCGGTGATCAACCAGGTGCGCTTCACCTGGTGCCTGGAAGACTCCGTCACCGCCGAGCTACCTGGCGATGCGCCTTTCTGGATCGTGCGCCGATCCGTGTTGGATGCCTTTCTGGTGGAGCAGGCCCGCTCCGCTGGGGCCAGCTTTGAGCCGGGCGTGGCCGTGCAGAGCCTGCAGCGCCAGGGCGATCGCTGGCAGCTGCGGGCCCTGGGGCCAGGGGGGCAGGCCCTGGAGTTCCAGTCCCAGGCGGTGGTGATCGCCGACGGCTCTGGTTCCCAGCTGGCAGCCCGCCATGGCCTGGGGCCTGCAAGGCCACACTTTGCCGAGACGATGGCGGTGGAAGTTGACGCTGAGGTGGCCGAGCCAGGCACCGCACATTTTGAATTCGGCCTGGTGCACCATGGCTTCTGCTGGGCCTTCCCGCGCCACGGGGGCTTCAGTATCGGTGTGGGCACCTTCATCGGCCGTGATCCCGCCGATGCAAATCAGGTGCTCTCCAAGCTGCTGCCAAGCCTGGGCTTGGCAGCCGATGGGGGCGAGCGCCGGGCAGGCAAATTGCGCATCTGGGATGGCCATTACCCCCTCCATGGCCGGGGCGAGAACACCGGCCTGGTGGCGGTTGGCGATGCCGCTTCCCTCTGTGATCCCTTCCTGGCCGAAGGGATTCGGCCGGCCCTGATCAGTGGCTGCCGGGCCGCAGAGGCGATCGACGCCTGGCTGGCCGGAGATGGCACTGCCCTGGCCGGCTATTCCAGCTACATGCGAGCCGAATGGGGGGAGTCGATGGCCTGGGGCAAGCGAATTGCCCAGCTTTTTTATCGCGTGCCCCGCGTGGGTTATCAGCTCGGGGTCAAACGGCCCACTGCGCCGCAGCGCATCGCCCAGATCCTCTCAGGAGAAATGGGCTACGGGGATATTGCCCAGCGGGTGATCCGGCGGTTGCTGTTTCAGGGCTAG
- a CDS encoding Crp/Fnr family transcriptional regulator, which translates to MNALDTMRALASKGEVLQVNPGELIFASGESGDCMFGLLEGCVELSWNGDQGHEQIDAGDVFGAGALVTSEHRRYGNARALTPCKLLVMNREKFLFAVQESPMFAIELLGSIDQRLRQLKDCTRI; encoded by the coding sequence GTGAATGCCCTCGACACCATGCGTGCCCTCGCCAGTAAGGGTGAGGTGCTCCAGGTGAACCCAGGCGAGTTGATCTTTGCCTCGGGCGAATCCGGCGATTGCATGTTCGGCCTGCTCGAGGGCTGTGTCGAACTCAGCTGGAACGGCGACCAGGGGCATGAGCAGATCGATGCCGGCGATGTATTCGGCGCTGGTGCCCTGGTCACCAGTGAGCATCGCCGCTACGGCAACGCCAGGGCGCTCACCCCCTGCAAGTTGCTGGTGATGAACCGGGAGAAGTTTCTGTTTGCGGTGCAGGAGTCGCCGATGTTTGCCATCGAGTTGCTCGGCTCCATTGATCAGCGCCTGCGTCAACTCAAGGATTGCACCAGGATCTGA
- a CDS encoding penicillin-binding protein 2 codes for MTASRRPGPSRGRSNSRQKVVAIQPVPAIRLLAVYGLLCAGLVALAGRLAWLQVVDGANLQARAHAIQTQTTQPIGKRRTIVDRNGRLVALDEQRFSLWAHPRYFNFPGDDPQQVRSADDVATKLAAELALPKSGLLEAMAGRQTGVKLLSELDPETAGRIRQLGISGLDLEPYPHRIYPQGQLFANVVGFLNLERVPQAGLEQSRDGELKRNETTLQMRRGADGTPLPAGLTAGSLYGDDLRLQLTLDARLQQVAQQALVKQVKHWNAKRGAAMVMDVRNGEMLALVSTPTYDPNQYWKYNPGLFREWSVQDLYEPGSTFKPINLALALQEKAIEASGRVSDSGSLQIGGWPIFNHDKRANGLIDFPTVLEVSSNVGMVLAMGKMKPARFWHWLNNLGIDQTPDTDLPGAVAGELKSRGDFTSSAIEPAVAAFGQGFSLTPLKLLQLHAMLANGGRLVSPHITRGLRSGDGLATGPSREGLPMLDPAVTRIVMNWMESVVDKSSGLGMKIPGYRIGGKTGTAQKADRGVYIPGALITSFVGHLPIDDPRYVVLVVVDEPKGGNTFGSTVAAPVARQIIDALLVLERIPPSRPREVQKTAPKA; via the coding sequence ATGACGGCCAGTCGCCGCCCCGGACCCAGCCGTGGTCGCAGCAATTCCCGCCAAAAGGTAGTTGCGATCCAGCCCGTGCCTGCCATCCGGCTGCTGGCTGTCTACGGATTGCTCTGCGCCGGGCTGGTCGCTCTGGCCGGCCGCCTCGCCTGGTTGCAGGTGGTGGATGGGGCCAACCTCCAGGCCCGGGCCCACGCCATCCAGACCCAAACCACCCAGCCGATCGGTAAGCGACGCACGATCGTCGATCGCAATGGCCGTCTGGTGGCCCTGGACGAGCAGCGTTTCAGCCTCTGGGCCCATCCCCGCTACTTCAACTTCCCCGGCGATGACCCCCAGCAGGTTCGCAGCGCCGATGACGTGGCAACCAAGCTCGCAGCCGAGCTCGCCCTGCCCAAATCGGGGTTGCTCGAGGCCATGGCCGGTCGCCAAACCGGGGTGAAGCTCCTCTCCGAGCTCGATCCGGAAACCGCAGGCAGGATTCGCCAGCTCGGCATCAGCGGCCTAGACCTGGAGCCCTATCCCCATCGCATCTACCCCCAGGGCCAACTCTTTGCCAACGTTGTTGGCTTCCTCAACCTGGAGCGGGTGCCCCAGGCAGGGCTGGAGCAGAGCCGCGACGGGGAGCTCAAGCGCAACGAAACCACCCTGCAGATGCGCCGTGGTGCCGATGGCACGCCCCTGCCAGCCGGCCTGACGGCAGGCTCCCTCTACGGCGACGACCTGCGCCTCCAGCTCACCCTCGATGCCCGCCTGCAGCAGGTAGCCCAGCAGGCCCTGGTCAAGCAGGTGAAGCATTGGAATGCCAAGCGCGGCGCCGCCATGGTGATGGATGTGCGCAACGGCGAAATGCTGGCGCTGGTCTCAACCCCCACCTACGACCCCAACCAATACTGGAAGTACAACCCGGGGCTGTTTCGCGAGTGGTCGGTTCAGGATCTCTACGAGCCCGGTTCCACCTTCAAGCCAATCAACCTGGCCCTGGCCCTGCAGGAAAAGGCCATCGAGGCAAGCGGCCGCGTCTCCGACAGCGGCAGCTTGCAGATCGGTGGCTGGCCAATTTTCAACCATGACAAGCGGGCCAACGGACTGATTGATTTCCCCACCGTGCTCGAGGTGTCCAGCAACGTGGGCATGGTGTTGGCCATGGGCAAGATGAAGCCGGCTCGCTTCTGGCATTGGCTCAACAACCTGGGCATCGACCAGACCCCAGACACCGACCTACCTGGGGCCGTGGCCGGTGAGCTCAAAAGCCGCGGTGACTTCACCAGCTCGGCGATCGAACCGGCAGTGGCCGCCTTCGGCCAGGGTTTCTCCCTGACCCCGCTCAAGCTGCTCCAGCTGCACGCCATGCTGGCCAACGGTGGCCGGCTGGTGAGTCCCCACATCACCCGCGGCCTGCGCTCTGGCGATGGCCTGGCAACTGGTCCCAGCAGGGAAGGCCTGCCCATGCTGGATCCGGCGGTAACTCGCATCGTCATGAATTGGATGGAGTCGGTGGTGGACAAAAGCAGCGGCCTGGGCATGAAGATTCCCGGCTACCGCATCGGCGGCAAGACCGGCACTGCCCAGAAGGCTGACCGAGGCGTCTACATACCGGGGGCGCTGATCACCAGTTTCGTGGGCCATCTGCCCATCGATGACCCCCGCTATGTGGTGCTGGTGGTGGTGGATGAACCCAAGGGGGGAAATACCTTCGGCTCCACCGTGGCTGCGCCCGTGGCCCGCCAGATCATCGATGCCCTGCTGGTGCTCGAGCGCATCCCCCCATCCCGACCCCGGGAGGTTCAGAAAACGGCGCCCAAGGCCTGA
- a CDS encoding CPBP family intramembrane glutamic endopeptidase: protein MNANPTPRPSRSQGWTTGLALISLVLSGLLWLSGLVDSLQRPSVGNDLELRQQELAALAAPGLPPSLGRALAGEHPLEDLRLGLEKQLADRSLPPAPAQQLQLALLQLQAGEPGQASERLQNLDQQVPPEQRRLLQLLRAPAAQGAPGAGQVDQLLEGWRDSPLTRQLVCQALGGAGSSCVDVPAQQAAIWRLLGTTLAPVLLMLVGTALLLRELARLWLGKGKGAGSGVGSPPLQVPPLSLAQATLLIAGGFVVLGELVVPLLLVPLLQGLLSPLAAEPALQQGLLVIALYLGLMAAPLLLLWSQLRPHGQPPAGGWLQWHWRPLGSALRRALVQLLMVLPLVALVSWLLERLVGDPGGSNPLLELVLNSANPLALLCFALTAMVLAPLFEETLFRGVLLPVLAERWGGFAAVLISALVFGIAHLSLGELPPLFVLGLGLGWLRLQSGRLAASVLMHGLWNGLTFANLLLLAG, encoded by the coding sequence TTGAACGCCAATCCCACCCCTCGACCCAGCCGGAGCCAGGGGTGGACCACCGGATTGGCCCTGATCAGCCTGGTTCTCAGTGGCCTCCTCTGGCTGAGCGGATTGGTGGACAGCTTGCAGCGGCCTTCGGTTGGCAATGACCTGGAGTTGCGCCAGCAGGAGTTGGCAGCCCTGGCCGCGCCCGGCCTGCCCCCCAGCCTGGGGCGGGCCCTGGCGGGCGAGCATCCCCTGGAGGACCTGCGGCTGGGGTTGGAGAAGCAGCTGGCGGATAGGTCCCTGCCACCGGCGCCAGCCCAGCAGTTGCAACTGGCTTTGCTGCAGCTCCAGGCCGGCGAGCCGGGCCAGGCGAGCGAGCGTCTGCAGAACTTGGACCAGCAGGTGCCGCCCGAGCAGCGCCGCCTGCTGCAGCTGTTGCGGGCCCCCGCCGCCCAAGGGGCCCCGGGAGCCGGCCAGGTCGACCAGCTGCTGGAGGGGTGGCGGGACTCTCCCCTGACCAGGCAGCTGGTTTGCCAGGCCCTGGGGGGAGCAGGCAGCAGCTGTGTGGATGTCCCAGCCCAACAGGCCGCGATCTGGCGCCTGCTCGGCACAACCCTCGCCCCCGTGTTGCTGATGCTGGTGGGCACGGCCCTGCTCCTGCGTGAGCTGGCAAGGCTCTGGCTGGGCAAGGGCAAGGGGGCTGGCAGTGGTGTTGGAAGCCCTCCCCTGCAGGTCCCACCGCTCAGCCTGGCCCAGGCCACCCTGCTGATTGCGGGAGGTTTCGTGGTGCTGGGGGAGTTGGTGGTACCCCTCCTGCTGGTTCCGCTGCTGCAGGGGCTGTTGAGCCCCCTGGCGGCGGAACCAGCCCTGCAGCAGGGGCTGTTGGTAATTGCCCTCTATCTCGGCCTGATGGCGGCTCCCCTGCTGTTGTTGTGGTCCCAGTTGAGGCCCCACGGCCAACCGCCTGCCGGTGGCTGGCTCCAGTGGCACTGGCGCCCCCTGGGCTCGGCCCTGCGGCGGGCGCTGGTCCAGCTGTTGATGGTGCTTCCCCTCGTGGCTTTGGTGAGCTGGCTGCTGGAGAGGTTGGTGGGCGATCCAGGCGGCAGCAATCCCCTGCTGGAGCTAGTGCTCAACAGCGCCAATCCCCTTGCCCTGCTCTGCTTTGCCCTCACGGCCATGGTGCTGGCCCCCCTGTTTGAAGAAACCCTGTTTCGCGGAGTGCTGCTGCCGGTGCTGGCCGAACGCTGGGGTGGTTTCGCGGCGGTGCTGATCAGCGCCCTTGTGTTTGGGATTGCCCACCTGAGCCTGGGGGAGTTGCCACCGCTGTTCGTGCTGGGCCTGGGCCTGGGCTGGCTGCGACTCCAGAGTGGCCGGCTGGCGGCCAGCGTGTTGATGCATGGCCTCTGGAATGGGCTCACCTTTGCCAACCTGCTCCTGCTGGCTGGCTGA
- a CDS encoding histidine phosphatase family protein, producing MSLRIVLVRHGLSSFNLEHRIQGRDDLSNLTGIGQSQARACGAALGDLVFEAVYSSPLRRAADTTRLLLAEQGQGLQAEFDEGLLEIDLAPWSGLLRQELRERFADQELQWRQAPEKLELQRADGSTYRPLPELMRQTDQFRRQLLERHAAAISNDQDPPHTVLVVAHNAILRCLLLALLDLPISGFRRLRVDNCSISVLNVGRSNMGRSGVQVELVNGLAHLGDPLPIKGDGARLLLVRHGETDWNREGRFQGQIDIPLNATGRSQAEAAGRFLAPVTINRAYTSCMARPRQTAEAILASHPGVPLTSSAGLVEIGHGLWEGRLEQDIAAGWPELLANWKRAPHTVQMPEGETLQEVSERSLGTWQHIAASLDSSETALVVAHDAVNKTILCDLLGLGPADIWAIKQGNGGVSVIDYPEGAAGRPVVAALNLTQHLGGVLDRTAAGAL from the coding sequence ATGTCCCTTCGGATTGTGTTGGTGCGCCATGGCCTCAGCAGTTTCAACCTGGAGCACCGAATCCAGGGGCGGGACGACCTCTCCAACCTGACCGGAATCGGCCAGAGTCAGGCCCGGGCCTGCGGGGCGGCCCTGGGGGATCTGGTTTTCGAAGCCGTCTACAGCTCCCCGCTGAGACGGGCCGCCGACACCACCAGGTTGCTGCTGGCCGAACAGGGCCAGGGCCTGCAGGCGGAATTTGATGAGGGGCTACTGGAAATCGACCTGGCCCCCTGGAGCGGTCTGCTGCGCCAGGAGCTGCGGGAGCGGTTTGCCGACCAGGAGCTCCAGTGGCGCCAGGCCCCGGAAAAGCTCGAATTGCAGCGGGCTGATGGCAGCACCTACCGGCCCCTGCCGGAACTGATGCGACAGACAGATCAATTCCGCCGCCAGCTGCTTGAGCGGCACGCCGCAGCCATCAGCAACGACCAGGATCCACCCCACACCGTGCTGGTGGTGGCCCATAACGCCATCCTGCGCTGCCTGCTGCTGGCCCTGCTGGACTTGCCCATCTCCGGTTTTCGCCGGCTGCGGGTCGACAACTGCTCCATCTCCGTACTGAACGTGGGCAGGAGCAACATGGGCAGGAGCGGGGTGCAGGTGGAGCTGGTCAATGGGCTGGCCCACCTGGGCGACCCCCTGCCCATCAAGGGCGATGGGGCACGGCTGTTGCTGGTGCGCCACGGCGAAACTGACTGGAACCGCGAAGGCCGCTTCCAGGGCCAGATTGATATTCCCCTCAATGCGACCGGCCGCAGCCAAGCGGAGGCGGCCGGTCGCTTTCTGGCTCCGGTGACGATCAACAGGGCCTACACCAGTTGCATGGCCAGGCCCCGCCAAACGGCCGAAGCGATCCTGGCCTCCCACCCCGGGGTACCCCTCACCAGCAGCGCCGGCCTGGTGGAGATCGGCCACGGCCTCTGGGAGGGCAGGTTGGAGCAGGACATCGCCGCAGGCTGGCCCGAGTTGCTGGCCAACTGGAAGCGGGCCCCCCACACCGTGCAGATGCCAGAAGGGGAAACCCTGCAGGAGGTCTCGGAGCGCTCGCTGGGCACCTGGCAGCACATTGCCGCCAGCCTCGACAGCAGCGAGACGGCGCTGGTGGTCGCCCATGACGCCGTCAATAAGACCATCCTCTGCGACCTGCTGGGCCTGGGACCGGCCGACATCTGGGCGATCAAGCAGGGCAATGGAGGCGTCAGCGTGATCGACTACCCCGAAGGAGCCGCAGGGCGACCCGTGGTGGCCGCCCTGAACCTCACCCAGCATCTCGGCGGCGTATTGGATCGCACCGCCGCAGGGGCCCTGTGA
- a CDS encoding dihydroorotase, whose translation MTPPLWLHQVELLAGPQQSATSCDALLAPDGSLLAWGEGATQQAQALGLAPRLAKGWLLAPLLVDPHSVLEQASGGRAEDLTSLAEAAAAGGYGTVALLPWASPWRDQPEKLGLSWPAPMQLELWGSFSIGGANQELAPHGDQLAAGAIGLAGTDQVPPLALMERGLLLGEMGRSPVLLAPRDAGLSGGGFVREGVETLRAGWHPDPVLSEILPLQSLLSLAELRPEARLALMNLATAAGVGLLRQAPRRPMATVGWWHLLADSGNLDPSAEGWRLCPSLGAPRDREALITALADGVLTAVAVHHLPLDAEEILLPLDQRRAGLAGHGGRHGLVLPLLWDELVRRRSWPVQRLWQALSWGGSELLGREPEQLRAGSRRWLLFDPNHGWSWDRQGCPSRAANHPLRGKQLVGGIRASGLIPAAKWTI comes from the coding sequence TTGACCCCCCCCCTATGGCTGCACCAGGTTGAACTGCTGGCCGGTCCGCAGCAATCGGCCACCAGCTGCGACGCCCTGCTTGCCCCTGATGGCAGCCTGCTCGCCTGGGGCGAGGGGGCGACCCAGCAGGCCCAGGCCCTTGGCCTTGCCCCCAGACTCGCTAAGGGTTGGTTGCTGGCGCCGCTGCTGGTGGATCCCCACAGCGTGCTGGAGCAGGCCAGCGGCGGCCGAGCAGAAGATCTCACCAGCCTGGCCGAGGCCGCCGCTGCCGGGGGATACGGCACCGTGGCTCTCCTCCCCTGGGCCAGCCCCTGGCGGGACCAACCGGAAAAGCTGGGGCTCAGCTGGCCGGCACCGATGCAGCTGGAGCTATGGGGCAGCTTCAGCATCGGGGGAGCCAATCAGGAGCTTGCTCCCCATGGCGACCAACTTGCCGCCGGAGCCATCGGCCTGGCGGGCACTGACCAGGTGCCGCCCCTAGCCCTGATGGAGCGGGGCCTGCTGCTGGGGGAGATGGGCCGGAGTCCGGTGCTGCTGGCACCCCGCGATGCCGGCCTCAGCGGCGGCGGCTTCGTGCGCGAAGGCGTGGAGACATTGCGGGCCGGCTGGCACCCCGATCCCGTGCTCAGCGAGATCCTGCCCCTGCAGAGCCTGCTCAGCCTGGCGGAGCTGCGGCCCGAAGCCCGCCTGGCCCTGATGAACCTGGCCACCGCCGCGGGGGTCGGGCTGCTGCGCCAGGCGCCACGGCGCCCCATGGCCACCGTGGGCTGGTGGCACCTGCTGGCCGACAGCGGCAACCTCGATCCCAGCGCCGAGGGCTGGCGGCTGTGCCCCTCCCTGGGCGCCCCCAGGGACCGCGAAGCCCTGATCACGGCCCTGGCCGATGGCGTGCTCACCGCAGTGGCCGTCCATCACCTGCCCCTCGATGCGGAGGAGATCCTGCTCCCCCTCGACCAGCGCCGGGCCGGCCTGGCCGGCCATGGGGGCCGCCATGGCCTGGTCCTGCCCCTGCTCTGGGATGAACTGGTTCGCCGGCGCAGCTGGCCGGTGCAGCGGCTCTGGCAAGCCCTCAGCTGGGGCGGCTCCGAGCTGCTGGGACGGGAGCCAGAGCAGCTCAGAGCCGGGTCCCGTCGCTGGCTGCTGTTCGACCCCAACCATGGCTGGAGCTGGGATCGACAGGGATGCCCGTCGCGGGCTGCAAACCACCCCCTGAGGGGCAAGCAGCTGGTGGGTGGGATCAGGGCCAGCGGCCTGATCCCGGCTGCCAAGTGGACTATTTGA
- the lepB gene encoding signal peptidase I, producing the protein MAITLAVALGIRQFLVEARYIPSGSMLPGLQIQDRLLVEKLTYRQRAPRRGEIVVFHSPHHFDPVLSAGANPNPLSCLVVNLPLVGSLPGVANPACDAYIKRVVALPGERVTVDPRGHVFINGVRLVEPYVQNDCPVDSQGMGPCRTLNAVVPPGHVLTLGDNRANSWDGRFWPGGAFLPQKEIIGRAFWRFYPFNQTGSLGVK; encoded by the coding sequence GTGGCCATCACCCTGGCGGTGGCCCTGGGCATCCGCCAATTTCTGGTGGAGGCCCGCTACATCCCCTCCGGTTCGATGTTGCCTGGGCTGCAGATCCAGGACCGGCTGCTGGTGGAAAAGCTCACCTATCGCCAGCGGGCTCCCCGCCGTGGCGAGATTGTGGTGTTCCACTCACCCCACCACTTCGATCCGGTGCTTTCGGCAGGGGCCAATCCCAATCCCCTCAGCTGCCTGGTGGTCAACCTGCCCTTGGTCGGCAGCCTGCCTGGGGTGGCTAACCCGGCCTGTGATGCCTACATCAAGCGGGTGGTAGCCCTGCCTGGCGAGCGGGTGACTGTTGACCCCAGGGGCCATGTCTTCATCAATGGGGTGCGTCTGGTCGAGCCCTATGTGCAGAACGACTGCCCCGTGGATAGCCAGGGCATGGGGCCATGCCGCACCCTCAATGCGGTGGTTCCCCCTGGCCATGTACTGACCCTGGGGGACAACCGCGCCAACAGCTGGGATGGCCGTTTCTGGCCCGGTGGGGCCTTTTTGCCCCAGAAAGAAATCATCGGTCGGGCCTTCTGGCGCTTCTACCCCTTCAACCAGACCGGCTCCCTGGGCGTCAAATAG
- a CDS encoding Spx/MgsR family RNA polymerase-binding regulatory protein gives MKFYGYSGCSTCRKALQWLAARDFHAQMLDITQTPPSLAELELALAQLGRKRLFNTSGQSYRALGSATVQALDDRSALAALAADGKLIKRPFLITSGGAILTGFKEQEWQEALGG, from the coding sequence ATGAAGTTCTACGGCTACTCGGGCTGCAGCACCTGCCGCAAGGCCCTTCAGTGGCTCGCCGCCCGGGATTTCCATGCCCAGATGCTCGACATCACCCAGACTCCGCCGAGCCTGGCTGAGCTGGAGCTGGCGTTGGCCCAACTGGGCCGCAAGCGCCTTTTCAACACCAGTGGTCAGAGCTATCGCGCCCTGGGCTCCGCCACCGTGCAGGCGCTGGATGATCGGAGCGCTCTGGCGGCACTGGCCGCCGATGGCAAGCTGATTAAGCGACCGTTCCTGATCACCAGCGGCGGAGCAATCCTGACGGGCTTCAAGGAGCAGGAGTGGCAGGAGGCTCTGGGCGGTTGA
- a CDS encoding 2Fe-2S iron-sulfur cluster-binding protein: protein MPTIRFEQEGQQVGCIEGANLRKAALDAGINPYKGLNNVNNCGGLGQCGTCVMEVVEGMQNLSPRSDVEEVYLADRPANFRLSCRTSVNGDVTVRTRPSNAVGQGSNSLVGALKSLIGRK, encoded by the coding sequence GTGCCCACCATCCGTTTTGAACAGGAAGGCCAGCAGGTCGGTTGCATCGAGGGAGCAAACCTGCGCAAGGCTGCCCTTGATGCGGGCATCAACCCCTACAAGGGGCTGAACAATGTCAACAACTGCGGCGGCCTGGGCCAATGCGGAACCTGTGTGATGGAAGTGGTTGAGGGCATGCAAAACCTCTCCCCCCGCAGCGATGTGGAGGAGGTCTACCTGGCCGATCGCCCCGCCAATTTCCGCCTCAGCTGCCGCACCAGTGTCAACGGTGACGTCACCGTTCGCACCCGGCCCAGCAACGCCGTGGGCCAGGGTTCCAACAGCCTGGTCGGGGCACTTAAGTCTCTGATTGGCCGCAAGTAA
- a CDS encoding class I SAM-dependent methyltransferase, whose amino-acid sequence MSAPIGYDLIVQQLIPGYASLARLAVALLAASPLAGRQGAAVLVAGCGTGAELVEARAQRPDWRLTAIDPSAEMLAAARQRLGAEGISWRQSSVEDLQADGCFAGALSVLVLQSLPDDGTKLAFLAALARSLEPGGQLVLVDLMAPERSALQRQVGEAWLGFQRASGLEADPEVLEPLTQGLYPIGEARLNSLVNAAGFSDPAKIFQALGYEGFLLQRTP is encoded by the coding sequence GTGTCAGCTCCCATCGGCTACGACCTGATCGTGCAGCAGCTGATTCCTGGCTACGCCAGCCTGGCCCGACTGGCGGTGGCACTGCTGGCAGCCTCCCCCCTGGCTGGCCGCCAGGGGGCTGCGGTGCTGGTCGCGGGATGCGGCACCGGGGCCGAGCTGGTTGAGGCCCGGGCCCAGCGACCCGACTGGCGGCTGACGGCCATTGACCCCTCCGCTGAGATGCTTGCCGCGGCCCGCCAGCGGCTGGGCGCTGAGGGCATCAGCTGGCGCCAGAGCAGCGTGGAGGATCTCCAGGCGGATGGCTGCTTTGCCGGAGCGCTCTCAGTGCTGGTGCTGCAGTCGCTGCCCGATGACGGGACGAAACTGGCCTTCCTTGCCGCCCTGGCCCGCAGCCTGGAGCCCGGCGGCCAACTGGTGCTGGTGGACCTGATGGCGCCTGAGCGATCCGCCCTGCAGCGTCAGGTGGGAGAGGCCTGGCTCGGCTTCCAGCGCGCCAGCGGACTCGAAGCCGATCCTGAGGTGCTCGAACCCCTTACCCAGGGGCTCTACCCCATTGGTGAAGCTCGACTCAACTCCCTTGTCAATGCCGCCGGCTTCAGTGATCCGGCCAAGATTTTTCAGGCCCTGGGCTACGAGGGCTTTCTGCTGCAACGCACCCCCTGA